Genomic window (Pleurodeles waltl isolate 20211129_DDA chromosome 2_2, aPleWal1.hap1.20221129, whole genome shotgun sequence):
CAAGATTCTGGACCATTGTGTTTCTCTTAACTCTTAAGATCATAAATCTGAGGGCAACATCCTAAGACtcttttacaagagaaaagaaaggtCTATCATCAGTTGGATCCCCCTGTCCACTTGCTGCAATCTTTATTTTCTAGATTATTTTTGTAATTCTTCGGATTCTACCTTGAAGATTTTCAAGCTCAGTTTCTTCATTATTTCCAATGTTTATGACTaaggtatgtatgtatatatatatatatatatatatatatatatatatatatatatatatatatatattttttttttaaaagaggatgcactttttaaaatattttttttatagggATTGCTTGCATCTGGGAAGGATCAGGGAGGAGAACAACCTCAAATGCTGGACTACTTTCACAGCAGGCTCTTTAAAATGATTTTTTAGTGCATTGATCCTCTCATTTGCTCTTTGGATATGTTATAGGTTTTACCTTACCCTTTGATTTCTCTATTGTTTTACTAGTAGTAGGTACTTCTGGGTGTAATCTTTTTTTTTGCATGGTTCCTACTTATAAAATTTTTTGTTAGATATTCCCCATGTCTACACTTTGGGCAACCGTCTCCTCCCTTTGATCTGCATTTTGGATGGAGACCAAATTCTTCCAACAATTGTAGTTGGAATTTGGTGCTATAATGGCATTTTATtctcttaaaatatttatttaatatattattGGAATTATACACTGATTTTCTCCATCTGACTTAATATGGAGGGCAATACTCAGTTTAAAACATgccttgcaataaaaaaaaaacactatcatCGGAATGGTTAAACGGACCAAGATCTCTTAACAGATGGAAaggtaataacattttttttttttttttcctcctaatcttttgaaggtttttttttttttttttttgtttagctgcTTGAgttaaaggatttttttaaagatCTCAGGAGAAGGCTCAGGTATTTTAACATCGGGTGCTGTGTAATTGGTGATTAATATACTAAAATCATTTGGGAAGTTTGATAACTCGACTAGGTGACAAtgcggctgccaacacttccttgttgaagtgttggcagccagtcagatctcagcatgagattgggagggttagcggagccttcgcatccctatttattcaaattagttttttctttaatttctcaaaaaactaaactactgaacagatttacaacaaatatcaAAAAGGGCGCTctctggaccaggagctacctttctgccaaatttggtgtatttctgtccagtggttcaggcgctattcCTGTTTAAAATACCGCTAGAAAAATGCATGAGGGAAAGTGTTTCAGGACACATACACagcccttttctcagcccctgcttcacagatcaccccgaaactcccTCTTCAGTGCTACAAACGTTCCTGCGCTCCCTCTTTTGTCTGTTGATCGAGGTGCACTGTGCAGTAGGGCAGTTGGACTTAATTGAACTCCCTCCTTTGCTGCTAGTCTAAGTGCAATATCGTAGCTTCAGAGAAAACCCTCAAGTGGTGGAGGAGAGATAGATACCCAAAGGGTAGAATAAAGTCATGTTCCTGCACTTTGAAATCCATGAGTCCGGGACAGGTTGTAGAAGCTTTTCCTAAGCGCTGGGTGAGGTTATGGCTATAGTCAGTGGAGATAAACGGGATGCAAACAGCACAGCCCTCTCCCAATCTGTTGCCTGCTCCCCCAAAAAAATCCACTGCGGTTTTCAAGAGGGATCATGGAACACACGACCATTACTGAGGTGAGAGGGCCTGCAGCGCCCGCAAGGCAGATCCACATCCAGCACTCCTCTTAGGGAAGAGGTGGCAGGCCATGAGCGCTCCTGAACACTCATGAAGAAATGCATCTGACATGGAAACAAGGCAAGAACATCCACTTATCCTAGTTACAAAATAAAATCCGAGTGGTCTCCTGACTGTGCCTCTCTTAGTTTAACTGCAAACTAATCATCATTAAACTTCAGATGGTTATATTTTAACGTAACAAGGTAGATACCACTTACATTTTAGACCACACTTTAAGAACTGATTATAAAAAGTGGCACACAGAGAGAAGCAAAACGTATGTCTTAATAAATTTGGATTATCCAGTAAAAACCAATTTCTTACGAAATACCCTTGTGCAGTTTACAGTATTGTAACAAACTCTACGGACTCTGCATTCATTAACCTTAGAAGTccatctactgccctcatatccAACTATTTCCAAGCCAGATGACAAAGCAAAAATTAGCCTTGCTCAAAACTGTATTCATGGTCATCAGCTGTGAGATCACGCAAACCTTATGCACTGCTACAGACATTCCCAAGTGGCTAAACATTACATTGAGTAGGATATACATAAAAAACTTCAGATGCATTATTACTGTTTTCAGTAGCGCTCTAAGAGAACCTTATGTCGTTGCTGGCCTCTTGGCTCCATTACTTCATCAGACAGACACCACAGCAGTTGCgtggaggaagtcatcaaaacTAGGTTTTCAGTAGCGTCCAACTTTGCTATGATGTTTGACATGTTCTGTGCAAGCGGTGTGCAAGAGTGGGTGAAGGTTGTGCTCGAGTGGAGTGCGCAACCTGAAAGTTCTTTGAGATCTTTGTGGTCCATATTGCATGTTTTGTTTTACCTCCTAGTAGACTAACCAAGGCTTGGCTCATAATTGTCATCTTTCATTTCCCTTTCTCCACATGTACTGGATTTTAGGGCGCGGTTCCATGTCGCCGTGGCTTGCGTCTGTGACATTGCAAAGTGAACATGTGTATATTTGACCTGACCGGTTTCTTTATTCGTTGCAGAGCGCGGCTCCTCCTGCAGGGCCAGGTGGAGACCCAAGTGACCTTGTCGGCAGAATTGCCCACTTGGAGCTAGAGAACCAGTCCCTCCACAAAGGTAGGCGAAGGCAAGGCCGCTTCGTCGGACGGGCTTTATTAGTGATGAGAGGCCTCTGAGACCTGCCTTGGTAGGTTTGCAGATGGCTGTGCTAACAACCCtgatatttataaaaatatttcgcCCTGAAATGTTTGGAATCTACAGTGTCTAGTGTTGCTGCCAAGATACTTCAAGAGATCCTTCTGCACCCATTGTAGAACCTCCTCTTAAATTGTATTTATTATGAAAAGCCTTGAGTGAGATTGCTGTGTGTTACAGGAAGTGAGCACGTACCTGACAATAGGAGACTTGGAGGGACCCTTAGAGCTGGGAGGGAAAAAGCATTATTCGACATTCTAGCTTTAAATGTTAACTGTAcagaacagtgccatgacctctgACATTGTGCAGTTCACTACAATTGCTCATCGAACCATTTATACATTTTTCTTTGTGTGCAGTGCTTGCATATGGTGTCTGTTTTAATGGCTTTTCAAAGACGAATTAACCGTTCATCAGTATCCTAGATATTGTTGAACCATCTTTAGGTCACTTTCTACTTTAATCCCTGATGTAGAAATGTGCTTCATGTTAGATGGCCCTCTTCTGAACACCAGGAGTAGTCAGGATCAGGATCCTCTGTAGGgtttgacactttttttttttttttaatactgtgcaATCCACCTAGGCCAATCAAAATTCTGCATCATGTAGAAGTTCTTGCTGGTCGTGTAGTGATGTTCTCTGTTTGTTTGCAGTTGTTGAAGATCTGCAGTTGGCGATCTCGAAGCTAGAGGTTCGTCTCACAGCACTTGAGAAATCCCCGTCCTCTCAGCAGCCCGCCGCAGCACCTCCTTCTGTTGCACCCACCACTAATGCCCTGGTGAGTCCCTGGAAGGTTAAAGGGCTGTGATTACTGTGTTTGCTTTTCAGCCTGGCTCCACCCTTTGAGGACTGCTTTAAAGATGCTCATGCTATAGATTGTTTCGCTAGTAGAGTGACCCTGCCCGCGTGGATAATACTGTGTGTGACATAATCTGTTTTGTGTGTGACAGTCGAGTGCATTACATTTTTGCTTTATAGCAATGTAACAGTTGGATTAAGAGGCCTAATTCCTTTGTGATCATATTGCTTTCCACGTTTCCTCGAACAAGTTGTACCCATTTCTGGATGACTTAGCTGTACTTAGCGTTCTGTGATGATCCCACGAGATGTTTGCGTTTGCGGTTCGGTTGAGCGTCTAGCATACAGATAAGAGACCTACTTTCTGCCATATAGAGGAGAGCAGAAAACCAAATCCAATAACACTAAAGTGGCCATGTTTGATCAAGGCTACCCTTAGAAGCACTGATGAGGAGCGGGGTGTGCTGTGATTTACCAACGCTAGGCTCAGCTCCTTGGAGCTCAGGTGAAATGGAATATTGATCGTGGGTTCACTTTGCTCTCCTCTGAGAGCAATCTGCAAAGCCGGCACATCAGACCTGCTTTCAGTAGCGCACTGAGATGATGATGTCATGAAGGCATTTTCTTCAACTTTTCGTGTGAGGGCATTTTCATGGAAAATACAAGGCTTGAGTGCAAGACCTATCCATTGCTTTTTCATGTGAGCCAGTATTGTAATCTGATATTTCACTGTCTAATTCTGACTTTTCCATAAAAGGTCTAATTACAACGGACTTGTCTTTCGCAACACATTTTGGGAGGGGTTAAAGTACACAATCCCCAGTTAATAGGACACATTGAAGCTTTCTGAAGTCTACATGTTTAATATTTCAGCCTTCTGCCCCAGTGAAGAAAGTTGAAGTCTCTGCTGCTCCTGAAGAAGACGATGACAATGACATTGACCTCTTTggcagtgatgaagaagaagatgaagaggcCGAGCGAATCCGCGAAGAGAGGCTGCGTCAGTACGCTGAGAAAAAGTCTAAGAAACCGGGCATTATTGCAAAGTCCTCCATCCTTCTCGATGTCAAGCCGGTGAGATTGCAGCTCCTGTTCTTTGCCCGCCAGCGCTCTGGCATTATTTGTTTTCCTTCGTGTAGCTGATGCGCCTGGCTTAGTTGGCTGATACCTTTAGCACAATGACACCTTCCCTGACCGCTGGGGAAGGGAGTGCTGAACCTGCAGAGGGTCTGAAGCTGGCTTGGGTTCTGACACCTTTGGGTGATATTACTGGTGACGCTCCCAGACTCCTCTCCACTAGCATTGCAGGGTGGCCTCTGGTCCCCCTGTGCACTTCTCCTCTGCCACCATCGCCTGGTGTCCGGATATTGATGTAATAATGCTTAGATGAACAGATCTGACACCTCGTACTTCTGAATCCGGTTCAGGGTTGCGACAAGAAGGCATTTGTCTGTCATTTACTGCAAAATGATTGTGGTGATGACGTGTATATAATGACTTTGTACGTGTTAGAAATGGTTTGCTGTCTTATGAAGGTTTTTTTCTTGTCTTCAGTGGGACGATGAAACTGACATGGCCAAGTTGGAGGAGTGTGTGAGGACGGTTCAGATGGACGGCCTGCTGTGGGGCTCCTCCAAACTGGTTCCGGTTGGTTACGGCATTAAGAAGCTCCAGATCCAGTGTGTGGTGGAGGACGACAAGGTTGGCACAGACATTCTGGAGGAGGAGATCACCAAGTTTGAAGATTACGTAAGTGCCCAGACAGCCTCAGGATTGATTCTGTAGtgtaaggtttttaaaaaatgaagcaaggaaGCGATTTGCAGTCTCAGccagattgttttgtttttgataataagAAAGCTGTTCTTGAAGGTGATTATTAATGCCAGTGTGTTTTATTATGCATCACAGAGGTCCTACatgtacatcatttaaaaaaaaaataattgtcttAAATGGAATtcttgtgttcgatggcatgtgtagctgcagatacacatgttgtgcatagtccgccgtctggtgttgggtcggagtgttacaggttgtttttcttcgaagaagtattttcgagtcccgagaccgagggactcctcctccttcgttccattgcgcatgggcgtcgactccatgttagattgttttttttccgccatcgggttcggacgtgttccttttcgctccgggtttcgggacggaaagatagtcttaacttcggaaaactacgtcggtattgtttcgctcgggatcgggtaagaatagaatcgacactgaatcgtgaagagctcctgtagcccttcggggtaatttcgatcccccgtcggggcctggtcggcccgaccgcgtgtaagatcgacactgatggaacggaccccgttccgattctgtcctaaatgccacaataaatttccatatacagaccaacatttggtctgtaacttgtgcctgtcgcccgagcacaaggaagagacgtgtgaggcctgtcgtgcgtttcggtcccgaaaaacgctccgtgaccggcgagccagaagattacagatggcggccacgccgacaggacaacaagggttcgaggaacaaggagaagaagaggaagccttctccattcatgaatcggactcggacgaattcgacgtcgaagaaaccgtgagtaagacgtcgaagcaagcaccacacaagaaaacaaacaaggcccaggggatgccactgccaacaggccatggctcaacccataaagtaggtgaccgaccatcggcaccgaaaaaggccgaaccggtgccgagatcgtccgactcgggtcgagacacaggcacgcagcaatctcgggaccgagacactgctgccgaaaaagatcgacgccgagacagcggaaccgaagccgctcgacgcagagacagcggcaccgaggaggatcgacgccgagaaggctcgactccgaaaaagaggaaattctcctcggagccgaaaacaagcaaagacacagtttcggtgccaaaacgacaggcaaccgaaccaactgccagctcatatacagaggaacaatcactgtcctctcaaatgcgcaaacacagatttgaagaagagttacaaaccactgatgtagaccacacacaaaagcggatcttcatacaaagtgggacagggaaaatcagcactcttcccccaatcaggagaaaaaggagactcgagttccaaactcaagaacaaacaccacaaaaaatggtgaagaaggtaactccgccaccctctcctccacctgtaactcacatatcaccggcacagactccgtcacattcaccggctcataccaccatgagccaagatgaccaagacgcttgggacctatacgacgccccagtatcagacaatagtcctgagtcgtaccctaccaagccctcgccacctgaggacagcacagcgtatgcacaggtggtagctagggcagcagagttccataacgtgtcgttacatgcagaacctgtcgaggatgacttccttttcaacaccctctcctccacccatagcacctaccaaagcctgcctatgcttccaggaatgctaaggcacgcaaagcagatcttcaaagaaccggtcaagagtagagctataactccaagggtggaggaaaaaatataaagcaccgcccacggaccctgcttttatcacctcacaactgccaccagattcagtcgtggtaggggcagctcgtaagagagccaactctcacacatcaggcgaggcaccacctccggataaagagagccgcaagttcgacgcagctgggaaaagggtcgcagtacaagctgcaaaccagtggcgcatcgcgaactctcaggcgctcctagcgcgatatgatagagcccattgggacgagatgcagcatctcatcgagcatctgcccaaagaatttcaaaaacgggcaaaacaagtggttgaggagggacaaaacatctccaataaccaaatacgctcctgtatggacgcagcggacacagctgcaagaacaataaataccgcagtaaccataagaaggcacgcatggttgcgcacatctggctttaaaccggaaatacagcaagcggtgctcaatatgccgttcaatgaacagcaattgtttggacccgaagtggacacggcaattgaga
Coding sequences:
- the EEF1D gene encoding elongation factor 1-delta isoform X2 — its product is MTAESLLYDKVWFDKPKYDDAERQYYEQLSRPANANVSPCKKSTESPCKKAPKSPQKEDGASTILRDIARARENIQKSLAGLKTALGDKAVAKKVHSPRQSVPGTSAAPPAGPGGDPSDLVGRIAHLELENQSLHKVVEDLQLAISKLEVRLTALEKSPSSQQPAAAPPSVAPTTNALPSAPVKKVEVSAAPEEDDDNDIDLFGSDEEEDEEAERIREERLRQYAEKKSKKPGIIAKSSILLDVKPWDDETDMAKLEECVRTVQMDGLLWGSSKLVPVGYGIKKLQIQCVVEDDKVGTDILEEEITKFEDYVQSVDIAAFNKI
- the EEF1D gene encoding elongation factor 1-delta isoform X5, coding for MTAESLLYDKVWFDKPKYDDAERQYYEQLSRPANANVSPCKKSTESPCKKAPKSPQKEDGASTILRDIARARENIQKSLAGSAAPPAGPGGDPSDLVGRIAHLELENQSLHKVVEDLQLAISKLEVRLTALEKSPSSQQPAAAPPSVAPTTNALPSAPVKKVEVSAAPEEDDDNDIDLFGSDEEEDEEAERIREERLRQYAEKKSKKPGIIAKSSILLDVKPWDDETDMAKLEECVRTVQMDGLLWGSSKLVPVGYGIKKLQIQCVVEDDKVGTDILEEEITKFEDYVQSVDIAAFNKI
- the EEF1D gene encoding elongation factor 1-delta isoform X6 encodes the protein MTAESLLYDKVWFDKPKYDDAERQYYEQLSRPANANVSPCKKSTESPCKKAPKSPQKESAAPPAGPGGDPSDLVGRIAHLELENQSLHKVVEDLQLAISKLEVRLTALEKSPSSQQPAAAPPSVAPTTNALPSAPVKKVEVSAAPEEDDDNDIDLFGSDEEEDEEAERIREERLRQYAEKKSKKPGIIAKSSILLDVKPWDDETDMAKLEECVRTVQMDGLLWGSSKLVPVGYGIKKLQIQCVVEDDKVGTDILEEEITKFEDYVQSVDIAAFNKI
- the EEF1D gene encoding elongation factor 1-delta isoform X4, with the protein product MTAESLLYDKVWFDKPKYDDAERQYYEQLSRPANANVSPCKKSTESPCKKAPKSPQKELKTALGDKAVAKKVHSPRQSVPGTSAAPPAGPGGDPSDLVGRIAHLELENQSLHKVVEDLQLAISKLEVRLTALEKSPSSQQPAAAPPSVAPTTNALPSAPVKKVEVSAAPEEDDDNDIDLFGSDEEEDEEAERIREERLRQYAEKKSKKPGIIAKSSILLDVKPWDDETDMAKLEECVRTVQMDGLLWGSSKLVPVGYGIKKLQIQCVVEDDKVGTDILEEEITKFEDYVQSVDIAAFNKI
- the EEF1D gene encoding elongation factor 1-delta isoform X3 is translated as MTAESLLYDKVWFDKPKYDDAERQYYEQLSRPANANVSPCKKSTESPCKKAPKSPQKEQDGASTILRDIARARENIQKSLAGSAAPPAGPGGDPSDLVGRIAHLELENQSLHKVVEDLQLAISKLEVRLTALEKSPSSQQPAAAPPSVAPTTNALPSAPVKKVEVSAAPEEDDDNDIDLFGSDEEEDEEAERIREERLRQYAEKKSKKPGIIAKSSILLDVKPWDDETDMAKLEECVRTVQMDGLLWGSSKLVPVGYGIKKLQIQCVVEDDKVGTDILEEEITKFEDYVQSVDIAAFNKI
- the EEF1D gene encoding elongation factor 1-delta isoform X1 — protein: MTAESLLYDKVWFDKPKYDDAERQYYEQLSRPANANVSPCKKSTESPCKKAPKSPQKEQDGASTILRDIARARENIQKSLAGLKTALGDKAVAKKVHSPRQSVPGTSAAPPAGPGGDPSDLVGRIAHLELENQSLHKVVEDLQLAISKLEVRLTALEKSPSSQQPAAAPPSVAPTTNALPSAPVKKVEVSAAPEEDDDNDIDLFGSDEEEDEEAERIREERLRQYAEKKSKKPGIIAKSSILLDVKPWDDETDMAKLEECVRTVQMDGLLWGSSKLVPVGYGIKKLQIQCVVEDDKVGTDILEEEITKFEDYVQSVDIAAFNKI